From a region of the ANME-2 cluster archaeon genome:
- the rsmB gene encoding 16S rRNA (cytosine(967)-C(5))-methyltransferase RsmB has product MEPQKSIISTTGPVRQKTYSSILQILNSVIFSKKYADILITRQFKSEYFSSSEKAAVVEHVYGILRHRARIDHIIEHGSTAVISSLELNILNVLRICTYQAVFKELKAAAVITNSVALSAKDTKHSGFVKRTVEAIIRNKDTVMFPDRGQAPLDYIATYHSHPLWIVEKWARELPGAEDVEALCQANDLKPPLTIRVNPLKTDLDSLKASLEKNGYATSESPFSPFGLIVHKKEDIFKTEAFGNGDFEVQDEGSQLITLLTAAKPGECVIDACAGNGGKTLFLSGLMKNKGVIVACDTIPAKLVDLKRRANRAGASNIKTLNITELADYRSKADCVLIDAPCSGMGVFRRNPDSKWRLGKGDILELSIKQKEILRQYSILVKPGGRLVYATCTISLEENENVVRGFLDENKDFYLVSPRETDPGVFAQFVADDGFFRSMPHVHNTDGFFSAVMMRKK; this is encoded by the coding sequence GTGGAACCACAAAAAAGCATCATAAGCACAACCGGACCGGTACGGCAAAAGACCTATTCTTCTATCCTGCAGATCCTTAATTCCGTGATTTTCAGCAAGAAATACGCGGATATTCTTATCACCAGGCAGTTTAAAAGTGAATATTTCTCATCCAGTGAAAAAGCAGCTGTCGTTGAACATGTCTATGGGATATTGCGCCACAGGGCACGCATCGACCATATTATTGAGCACGGGTCAACCGCCGTGATATCCAGTCTTGAATTGAATATACTCAACGTACTTCGGATATGCACTTATCAGGCGGTCTTCAAGGAATTAAAAGCAGCTGCCGTTATCACCAATTCTGTTGCGCTCTCGGCAAAAGATACAAAACACAGTGGTTTTGTAAAAAGGACCGTTGAGGCGATAATAAGAAATAAAGATACTGTCATGTTCCCTGACAGGGGACAGGCTCCTCTGGACTATATCGCAACCTATCACTCGCATCCTCTCTGGATTGTTGAAAAATGGGCACGGGAGTTACCCGGGGCAGAAGACGTTGAAGCGCTTTGCCAGGCTAACGATCTTAAACCTCCATTGACCATACGAGTAAATCCCCTGAAAACTGACCTCGACTCCCTGAAAGCCTCTCTTGAAAAAAATGGTTATGCCACATCAGAGTCACCGTTTTCACCTTTTGGCCTGATTGTTCATAAGAAGGAGGATATTTTCAAAACCGAAGCATTCGGGAATGGGGATTTTGAGGTACAGGATGAAGGCAGCCAGCTCATAACACTGCTCACAGCCGCAAAGCCGGGAGAATGCGTGATCGATGCCTGCGCGGGAAATGGGGGAAAAACCCTTTTCCTCTCAGGATTAATGAAAAATAAGGGTGTTATTGTTGCCTGCGATACAATCCCTGCCAAACTGGTAGATCTCAAAAGGCGTGCAAACAGAGCCGGCGCTTCGAACATAAAGACCCTGAATATAACGGAACTGGCAGATTACAGAAGCAAAGCAGACTGTGTACTCATTGATGCGCCATGCTCCGGAATGGGGGTATTCAGAAGGAACCCCGACTCGAAGTGGCGGCTGGGAAAGGGGGATATTCTTGAGCTTTCTATCAAGCAAAAGGAGATACTCAGGCAATACAGTATTCTTGTTAAACCTGGCGGCAGGTTGGTATATGCCACATGCACCATAAGTCTTGAAGAAAACGAAAACGTAGTGCGTGGTTTTCTTGATGAGAACAAGGATTTTTACCTGGTCTCACCCCGGGAGACGGACCCTGGTGTATTTGCACAATTTGTGGCAGATGATGGTTTTTTCAGGTCGATGCCGCATGTCCATAATACAGACGGGTTTTTTAGTGCGGTGATGATGCGCAAGAAGTGA
- the sppA gene encoding signal peptide peptidase SppA, with protein sequence MLPNEDTPYPVQPDMDGMNENMPGNSFDLPAGSFGPAPDVEKDAMYTVPLAIKDQDAGVHNSHAVHEPVQRSSRKDGSMGRGLIYLILVLGLLVVIGGSIIAIFGGFDTLPKDSNKVAVIYVQGVMITGNLPGGLGYATSEEISKSIQDAADDSNVKAIVLRINSPGGSPAAAQEIVTEIKKAQEKKPVVVSMGDVAASAAYYISAPTEYIIANPDSITGSIGVIWVFEDMSGYYKEEGMEFYVAKSGEFKDMGGSWRGLSDDEKQYSEEVVLEAFQRFVDEVAQGRNMSKSDVKDLADGRVYTGSKAVELGLVDETGNLYDAIDVAAKLGGIDGEPVISYANKPSWSRILFGGESNNGVGAEEYLSYFYKSPFGKIIA encoded by the coding sequence ATGCTCCCAAACGAAGATACACCATATCCTGTGCAGCCTGACATGGATGGAATGAATGAGAACATGCCTGGAAATAGCTTTGATCTTCCTGCAGGCTCTTTTGGACCTGCTCCAGATGTGGAAAAGGATGCAATGTATACTGTTCCCTTGGCAATTAAAGACCAGGATGCAGGTGTGCATAATTCTCATGCAGTACATGAACCTGTGCAGCGCTCTTCCCGGAAAGATGGTTCGATGGGCCGAGGACTGATCTACCTGATTCTCGTGTTGGGGTTACTGGTTGTTATTGGCGGTAGTATTATTGCAATTTTTGGAGGGTTCGATACTCTCCCTAAGGATTCGAACAAGGTGGCAGTGATTTATGTTCAGGGAGTTATGATCACCGGAAATTTACCTGGTGGTTTGGGTTATGCAACATCCGAAGAGATAAGTAAAAGTATACAGGACGCTGCTGATGACAGTAATGTGAAAGCAATAGTGCTGCGCATAAATAGCCCCGGGGGCTCACCGGCTGCGGCGCAGGAGATCGTTACTGAGATAAAGAAAGCACAGGAAAAGAAGCCTGTAGTGGTCTCAATGGGTGATGTGGCTGCAAGTGCGGCGTATTATATTTCGGCACCGACAGAATATATTATTGCAAACCCTGACAGTATAACGGGAAGTATCGGGGTCATCTGGGTATTTGAGGACATGTCGGGATATTATAAAGAAGAAGGTATGGAGTTCTATGTTGCCAAGAGCGGTGAGTTCAAGGATATGGGCGGCAGCTGGAGGGGACTGAGCGATGATGAGAAACAGTACTCAGAAGAGGTTGTACTTGAAGCGTTCCAGCGGTTTGTAGATGAAGTTGCCCAGGGAAGGAACATGAGCAAGAGCGATGTTAAGGACCTGGCCGATGGCAGGGTGTATACAGGCAGCAAGGCCGTAGAACTGGGACTGGTTGATGAGACCGGGAACCTGTATGATGCTATTGATGTTGCTGCAAAACTGGGTGGTATCGATGGCGAACCTGTGATAAGTTATGCGAATAAGCCATCGTGGTCACGGATACTGTTCGGTGGAGAAAGTAACAATGGTGTGGGCGCAGAGGAGTATCTCAGTTATTTTTATAAAAGCCCCTTTGGTAAGATCATAGCATAG
- a CDS encoding sodium:alanine symporter family protein, protein MVELHNFLVTLDEVVWGPAMMFLLIGTGIYLTLRLRGLQVRKFVYTLRLFKGPGEDGKGDISPFKALMTTLSGTIGTGNIAGVATAISLGGPGALFWMWITALVGMATKFVECTLSLHFREELPDGTMIGGPFYYLEKGLRRRKVGIFLGMLFAFFGILSSFGIGTMTQANSMSIALNDTFHVPGMVTGLVLAAVVGVVVIGGIKRLGDVAGSLVPFMATMYILVALIVLVLNIREVPDALVLIVRSAFTGTAAAGGFTGAAVASAMRFGIARGIFSNEAGLGSAPMAHATARTSHSVRQGLIAMLGPFIDTIVVCTMTGLVIVSTGAWQTGKTSTSLSIHAFNSQIGFAGDVIITLGMVLFAFTTILTWSFYGKQCLSYFVEKVSKDVGFYRSFLKVYYSVFLVGIVVGAGVVDLPLAVKYLEGIWLFSDITNALMAIPNLVGLIFLNKIVLGLLKDYFGKG, encoded by the coding sequence TTGGTTGAACTGCACAATTTCCTGGTCACGCTCGATGAAGTGGTATGGGGCCCTGCCATGATGTTCCTGCTCATCGGGACCGGCATCTATCTCACCCTGCGGCTGAGAGGGCTCCAGGTCCGCAAATTTGTGTACACGTTGCGGCTCTTCAAGGGGCCGGGAGAGGATGGAAAAGGAGACATCTCACCCTTCAAGGCTTTAATGACCACGCTGTCCGGCACGATAGGTACAGGAAATATCGCCGGCGTTGCAACTGCCATATCACTGGGCGGGCCCGGGGCGCTGTTCTGGATGTGGATAACTGCCCTGGTGGGGATGGCCACAAAGTTCGTGGAATGCACGCTGTCCCTGCATTTCAGGGAAGAACTGCCTGACGGTACCATGATAGGCGGGCCGTTCTATTATCTTGAGAAAGGATTGCGCCGCCGCAAGGTCGGTATTTTTCTGGGTATGCTCTTTGCTTTTTTTGGTATCCTGTCCTCGTTCGGGATAGGGACTATGACCCAGGCCAATTCCATGTCCATTGCGCTGAACGACACGTTCCATGTGCCCGGAATGGTCACGGGGCTGGTGCTGGCTGCTGTGGTGGGCGTGGTGGTCATCGGCGGCATCAAGCGGCTGGGCGATGTGGCAGGTAGCCTGGTACCTTTCATGGCGACCATGTACATCCTGGTCGCTCTCATAGTCCTGGTATTGAATATCAGGGAAGTACCCGATGCATTGGTATTGATAGTCAGGAGCGCGTTCACGGGGACCGCTGCAGCAGGCGGGTTCACCGGAGCCGCTGTGGCCAGTGCCATGCGTTTCGGTATCGCCAGGGGGATATTCTCGAACGAGGCCGGACTGGGCAGCGCTCCAATGGCACACGCCACGGCCAGGACATCCCACAGCGTGCGCCAGGGGCTCATAGCAATGCTGGGTCCTTTCATTGATACTATAGTGGTGTGTACCATGACAGGACTGGTCATCGTATCCACGGGGGCATGGCAGACGGGCAAGACCAGTACCTCGCTGAGCATCCATGCGTTCAATTCGCAGATAGGGTTCGCCGGTGATGTCATCATCACGCTGGGTATGGTGCTGTTCGCCTTTACTACGATTTTGACCTGGTCGTTCTATGGCAAGCAGTGTCTTTCCTACTTTGTAGAAAAGGTGTCGAAGGATGTCGGATTTTACCGTTCTTTTTTGAAGGTGTATTATTCGGTGTTCTTGGTGGGTATTGTAGTGGGTGCGGGTGTGGTCGACCTTCCCCTGGCAGTAAAATACCTTGAGGGTATCTGGCTGTTCTCAGACATTACCAATGCGCTGATGGCAATACCCAACCTTGTAGGGCTGATCTTTCTGAATAAGATCGTGTTGGGGTTGTTGAAGGACTATTTCGGGAAGGGGTGA
- a CDS encoding MATE family efflux transporter, producing the protein MNERNRLMADQSIGRLLLNLSAPATVGMLVHALYNLTDTIFVGRGLGEHSVQGIAGIAIVFPIQMILMAVAMTIGLGGASIISRSLGVRDVQKAERTLGNMVTLVLVLSAFFTLLGSIFIFPLLKIFGATTTIMPYSFDYLSIILYGTVFFSFSMAINNVLRAEGNAKDAMLVMVISGIINIILDPIFIFGFHMGVKGAALATVIAQIIGAIYIMQYFISGRSIMSLKFQNLRLHYDIVTETFAIGISGFVRQASSSFMVVILNHNLGIFGGDIAIAVFGIINRLFMILFMPMFGTIQGMQPIVGFNYGARNFSRVRDSVILSIKVTTTIAVLGFLVLFLFPGQLFSIFTTDQQLIDAGISPMRIIVLAIPLIGYQIVGSAFYQSIGKARPSLILSMARQVIFLIPLVIILPRFFELTGVWVAFPVADTLAFGLTYLMLSKELKLLSHPPI; encoded by the coding sequence GTGAATGAACGAAATAGATTGATGGCAGACCAGAGCATCGGCAGACTTCTGTTAAACCTGTCTGCTCCCGCAACGGTGGGTATGCTGGTCCATGCGCTGTACAACCTGACCGACACTATTTTCGTCGGCAGGGGCCTGGGTGAACACAGCGTCCAGGGGATTGCGGGCATTGCCATTGTTTTTCCCATCCAGATGATACTAATGGCAGTGGCAATGACCATAGGACTGGGCGGTGCATCCATAATCTCCCGCAGCCTGGGTGTCAGGGATGTTCAAAAAGCTGAGAGGACCCTGGGTAATATGGTCACACTGGTCCTGGTTCTCAGTGCCTTTTTCACCCTGTTGGGAAGTATTTTCATCTTTCCTCTGCTGAAGATATTTGGAGCAACCACCACCATTATGCCTTATTCCTTTGACTACCTCAGTATCATCCTGTACGGCACGGTATTTTTTTCATTTTCAATGGCCATAAACAACGTACTGAGGGCAGAAGGTAATGCAAAAGATGCCATGCTCGTCATGGTCATCTCCGGCATCATTAACATCATCCTGGACCCCATATTCATATTCGGTTTTCATATGGGTGTGAAAGGGGCCGCACTGGCAACCGTCATAGCTCAGATAATTGGTGCCATCTACATCATGCAGTATTTTATCTCAGGCAGGAGCATCATGTCACTGAAATTCCAAAATCTGAGATTGCATTACGACATAGTCACCGAGACCTTCGCCATCGGGATATCGGGTTTTGTCAGGCAGGCATCAAGCAGCTTCATGGTAGTCATTCTTAACCACAACCTCGGAATATTCGGCGGGGACATTGCAATCGCTGTTTTCGGGATCATCAACCGTCTTTTCATGATACTCTTCATGCCCATGTTCGGAACCATACAGGGCATGCAACCTATTGTCGGATTCAACTATGGGGCCAGGAACTTTTCAAGAGTAAGGGATTCGGTCATATTATCCATCAAGGTCACGACCACCATTGCGGTCCTGGGCTTCCTGGTCCTTTTCCTGTTCCCTGGACAGCTGTTCAGTATATTTACCACCGACCAGCAGCTCATAGATGCAGGTATATCCCCAATGCGCATCATTGTGCTCGCAATTCCCCTTATAGGTTACCAGATCGTTGGTTCGGCTTTCTACCAGTCAATTGGCAAAGCAAGACCTTCGTTGATCCTGTCCATGGCCCGGCAGGTGATTTTCCTGATCCCTCTGGTAATAATCCTGCCAAGGTTCTTTGAGTTAACCGGGGTCTGGGTGGCGTTCCCTGTGGCAGATACTCTGGCTTTCGGCCTGACCTATCTCATGCTCTCGAAAGAACTGAAATTGTTAAGCCATCCACCCATTTAA